CCTCTTATGCCCTTACGCCCTTACGCCCCTGCTCGGCATCGGCCAGGGCGAGGTGGCGCAGCGCGTAGGACCGCCAGGGGCGCCACGCGTCGAGGATCGGCTCCGGACCGTCGGGCAGCGCCACGTCCGGGTCGCCGAGGCCCCGCATCCGGATGACCGCGGCCGTCCGCGCGTCGAGCCCGGGCAGCGCCCGCAGCGCCGCCTCCGCGTCGTCGCGGTCCGCGCCCGCGTCCAGGCGCAGGGAGCCGTCGGCGAGCGCGGTGGCCAGCGCGCCGAGCGTGCCCGGTACGGCGGTCAGCGCGGCCGGAGCGGGAAAGAGGTGGGTGAGCCCGCCGCACGCGGCGTCGAGCACGGTCCCGTACTCCCGTACGAGACTCCCCGCCCCCTCCCGCCCCACCAGCGCACGCACCGCGAACTCGTCGGGGTCGGCGGTGCCCGGCGACCGCAGCCCGGGCCGCGCGGCGACGAGCGGGGCGAGCCGGGGGTCGGCGCCGAGCCGCTCGTCCACGGCGTACGGGTCGGCGTCCAGGTCGAAGAGGCGGCGCAGTCGCTGTACGGCGGTGGTGAGGTCGCGCAGGTCCGTGAGGTGCAGCCGGGCGTCGAGCCAGCCGCCCCGGTGCACGGCTTCACCGGCCGAGTGCGCGCCGGTGCCGGTGCCGCCCGTGCCGTCGTGGTGCGTCTCCTCGACGGCGACGATGCCGGTGCCGTGGGGCAGCCGGAGCGTACGCCGGTAGGTGCGGTCGCCCCGTTCGCCGGTGACCTCCTCGATGCCGGTGACGGTCTCCGCGGCGAGCAGGTCGAAGACGGCGTCGGCGCGGTAGGGGCCGCGGTGGGCGAGGCGGAGCGGGATGCCGGCGGCGGGGGTGGCCCGGGCGGCGCCGCGGCGGGGGGCGGCGGCGCGCAGGGCGGTCGGCGTCAGCGCGTACACCGTCCTGATCGTGTCGTTGAACTGCCGCACGCTGGCGAATCCGGCGGCGAAGGCGATCTCGGTGACGGGCAGGTCGGTGGTCTGCAGCAGTACGCGGGCGGTGTGCGCGCGTTGCGCCCGCGCGAGGGCGACGGGGCCCGCGCCCAGCTCGGCGGTGAGCTGCCGCTGCACCTGCCGGGCGCTGTACCCCAGCCGCACGGCGAGCCCCGGTACGCCTTCCCGGTCGACGACCCCGTCACCGATCATGCGCATGGCCCGGCCTACGACGTCGGCGCGGACGTTCCAGTCGGCGGACCCGGGCACGGCGTCGGGCCTGCACCGCCGGCAGGCCCGGAAGCCGGAGGTCTGGGCGGCGGCCGCGGTGGTGTAGAAGCGGACGTTCTGACGCTTCGGGGTGACGGCGGGGCAGCTGGGCCGGCAGTAGATGCCGGTGGTCCGAACGGCGAAGAAGAACGCACCATCAAACCGAGCGTCCCGGCTGCGCACGGCCTCGTACCTGGTCTCTTCATCGATCACGCCTCCATTGTGGGGCGGAGGGACGGGTGGCGGCTGGCGGAATTCGGACGTGAAGGTGAGGGGGGCCAGAGCCTCATCCCCAGCCCAGCGAGACCCGGGGGCCAGGGGCGCAGGCCCAGGAGGCGGGGGCCAGGGGCGCAGGCCCAGGGGCGCGGGGAACTGCGCGACCAGCCCCCACACACCCGCAGCCGAATCCACAACCGGACCGCACCCCCACCCCCACCCCCACCCCCAAAGCTCAGCGCAAGCGCCCCCGCTTCGCGTCCAGCGCCGCCCGCCCCTCCGCTCCCCGCAGCCGCCACTGCCGACGCATCTCCGCGCGGGCCCGAGCGTCCGTCTTGGCGACGATGCGCTGGTTCTCGCGGATCAGCTTGCGGTAGCTGTCGAGACGGCGTTCGGGAAGGGCGCCGGTCTCGACCGCGTCGAGCACGGCACACCCCGGCTCCGCACCGTGGGCACAGTCGTGGAACCGGCACCGCGCCGCCAGCTCCTCGATCTCGGAGAACACCTGCCCGACGCCGCTCTCGGCGTCCCACAGGCCCACTCCGCGCAGCCCGGGCGTATCGATGAGGACCCCGCCCCCGGGCAACGGGATGAGGTTGCGCGTGGTCGTCGTGTGCCGGCCCTTGCCGTCGACGTCACGGATGGCCTGGACCTCCATGACGTCGGCCCCGGCAAGAGCGTTGGCGAGCGTCGACTTGCCCGCGCCGGACTGACCGAGGAGCACCGACGTACCGCCGGAGACGACCGCGGCGAGGACGTCGACGCCGTCCCCGGACGTGGCGCTGACGGGCAGCACCTGCACGCCGGGCGCGGCGGTCTCCACGTCCTCGACGAGATGGCCGAGCGTCACGGCGTCCGGCACGAGGTCCGCCTTGGTGAGGACGACCACCGGCTGTCCGCCGGACTCCCAGCCGAGCGCGAGGAACCGCTCGATCCGCGCGAGGTCGAGCTCCGCGGCGAGCGACACCGCGATGATCGAGTGGTCGACGTTGGCCGCGAGGACCTGCCCCTCGGACCGCTTGGACGAGGTGGAGCGCACGAAGGAGGTGCGCCGCGGCAGATACGTCTGTACGTAGCGGGGATCGGCGCCGTCCGCGTCCACGGCGACCCAGTCGCCGGTGCACACGACCTTCAGCGGGTCGCGCGGAGTGACGAACTCGGTGTCGGCGCGCACGGTGCCGTCGGCGGTGATGACGTCGCACTGCCCGCGGTCCACCCGGGCGACGCGCCCGGGTACGAGCCCTTGCGCCGCGTAGGGCGCGAACTCGGCCTCCCAGTCGGCGTCCCAGCCGTACGGCGTCAGCGGATGCGGCGCGGCGGAGGAACCCGAGAGAGAAGAGGTGAAAAGAGAAGAGGAAGACAAGGGGAACCCTTCACAGGGGTGACCCCGGCATCCGCGCACACGGTCGGCGCGGCACAACGAGAGATCGGATCAGCCGGTGGCCACGGAGGTGGACTTGATGAACTTCCGGATGCGGGCAGCGCCCATCGCAACGACAGCCATCGGTCAACACCTCCAGTTGTGATCCTGATCCTGCACGTGATCCTGCTCAGCCGAACCCGGCGACCGAACGACCGCCTGGGAACACCGCCGAGCCTAGCGACACCCCCGCCAGGACCACCACCCATTATTTTCTTCGCCGCTACGAGGGCTCCCCCGGCCGCCGCGCCACGAACACGAACTCCCGTCCCGGCCGGTCCGGGGCGTCGCGGACCTCGTCCACCACGTATCCCTGTGCCACCAGGTCCGCCTCGATCTCCGCGCGCTCCCGGAACCGAAGCGTCGAGTCCGATGTCAGCACTTGGCCGTCAGCCTCGAAGACGTAGGTCCAGCGGAACGACACCAACGGCCCGTCCACCGCCGTCACATCGACCCATGTTTCGACGGTGCTTCCGGTCGCGCCCCTTCCCGGGAGCCGGGTCACCCGGCGTGAAGCCTCGGGGTTCCAGTTCTCCCAGGCGCGACGGGCGGGGACCCGGGTCTCGAAGACCAGGTGGCCGCCCGGCCGCAGGGCCCCGCGGGCGGTCCGCAGGGTGTTCCGCCACGCGTCCGGGTCGGTGATCTGCTGGGCGACGTTCGCCGTCATGGTGACCAGGTCGGCCCGGAGCGGCGGGACCGACGACGCGTCGCCGTGGATCCAGCGCACCCGTTCGGCGCCCGGCTTGGCGCGAGCGACGTCCAGCGACGCGGCCGCCGGGTCGACGCCCACGACGTCGATGCCGCGTCCGGCGAGCTTCAGCGCGAGGACGCCGGTGCCGCAGCCGATGTCGAGGACCCGGCGCGCGCCGAACTCCTCCGCCATGGCGGCGTACGCGTCGAGGTCGGAGCGGTCGGGGTCGAGGACGTCGTAGAGCGCGGCGAGGCGCGGGTGCGTGTACTCCGCGTCGGTCGTGTCCGTGTCCGCACCGGGAGAGGGGGACGTGTGCCGCTCCTCGCGCGCCGCGCGCCACTCCTGCGCCAGCACCGACCAGACCTCCGTGTCCTGCCGTACGCCCCGATAGGGGTCGTCCTCGCGCAGGCAGCCCTCGCGGCTCATGCCGAGACGTTTCGCGACGTTGATGCTCGGCGTGTTCTCGGGGGCGACCCGCCACTCCACGCGGCGCATGCCGCGCACCTCGATCGCCCAGTCGACGACGACACGTACGGCACGTGTCACCAGGCCCCGCCCGGCGGCGTCCGGTTCCAGCCAGCAGCCTGCCTCGCACGTGCCCGCCGCCGCGTCGAAGGCCCTGAGGAGGACGCCGCCGACGAGTCGTCCTTCGAGCCGGATGCCGTAGAGGCGGCCGGTGTCGGCGGCGGCCTTGTCCGCGAACACCTGGAGCCAGGCGCGTGCGGAGTCCAGGTCGGCGGTGATGTCGGGGAGTCCGACGTAGCGGCCGATGTAGTCACGGCCCCGGTCCATGTGCGCGAGGAACTCCTCGGCGTGCCACGGTTCCAGCGGGCGCAGTTCCGCCCCGTCTCCCAGGGGTGTCGCGAACATCTTCATCCTCCACAGTGGCCGCGCGGTCGGTCCGGATCTTCGCACGGTCACACGCGTACTCGGCCGGAATTCTTCCTTCAGCGGCGGTCGGCGGCACCTGACAGGCGATCTACGGTTCGCCGCGTCGCACCTCGCAGCCGCGCGGCCCTCGCCGACCTCAGCGAAGTCTCCGCCGCGCCGCCATGACCCCATGGACGCAGGCCGGTTGAGCGGAGGGTGCGGTTCCGGACAACTCCCGCGCCTTGGCGATCTGGCCGGTCTTGTCGTGGACGAATTAGTTGCCTCAGCCATCCAATGGGGAGTGGATCAGGGACGAACTGCGCTTGCGAGGTACTTCCATGACGGAGACAACCAACCCCATCCAATCGACCGATTCCATCGAATCCGACGAAGCCATGGGCTCGACCGGCTCCATCGGCTTTCCTCAGGACCGCACGTGCCCGTACCACCCGCCCACCGCCTACGCACCCTTGCTCGACGACGCGCCGTTCTCGCGCGTCCGGCTGTTCGACGGCCGGTCCGTGTGGCTGGTCACCGGGCGTGCGGCGGCGCGTGAGCTGCTCATCGACCCGCGCCTCTCCGCCGACCGCGAGAACGAGGCGTTCCCCGTTCCGACCGAACGGTTCGCCCGGCTCCGGGACCGCCGCGTCGCCCTGCTCGGGGTCGACGATCCGAAGCACAACGTACAGCGCCGCATGCTGATCCCCAGCTTCTCCGTCAAGCGCATCGCGGCCATGCGCCCGCAGATCCAGGCGACGGTCGACCTGCTCCTGGACGCGATGGTCGAACAGGGGCCGTCCGCCGAGCTGGTGAGCGCCTTCGCGCTGCCCGTCCCGTCGATGGTGATCTGCGGGATGCTGGGGGTGCCCTACGGCGACCACGAGTTCTTCGAGGAGCAGTCGAGGCGGCTGCTGCGCGGCCCCACCCCCGAGGACACGCAGGCGGCGCGCGACGCAATGGACGCCTATTTCTACGAGTTGATCGACAAGAAGCGCGAGGAACCGGGGGACGGTCTGCTCGACGAGCTGATCGCGGGGCAGCTCGCGTCGGGAGAGGTGGACCCGGAGGAGCTCGTCAGGCTGGCCGCCATCCTGCTGGTCGCCGGGCACGAGACCACCGCGAACATGATCTCGCTCGGTACGTTCACGCTGCTTCAGCACCCCGGCCGGCTGGCCGAGCTGCGGGCGGGGCTGCGCGCGGACCCGCCGCTGCTGCCGGCCGCGGTCGAGGAGCTGCTGCGGTTCCTCTCCATCGCGGACGGGCTGCTGCGGGTGGCGAAGGAGGACATCGAGACCTCGGCCGGCACGATCCGCGCCGACGACGGCGTCGTCTTCGCCACGTCCCTCATCAACCGCGACGACACGGTCTTCGAAGGGCCCGAGGACCTGGACTGGCACCGCCCGGACCGTCACCATCTGGCGTTCGGGTTCGGCATCCACCAGTGCCTGGGCCAGAACCTCGCCCGCGCCGAGCTCGAGATCGCGCTCGGGACCCTCTTCGAGCGCTTCCCGGGGCTGCGGCTCGCGGCGCCGCCGCAGGACATCCCGTTCAAGCCGGGCGACACGATCCAGGGGATGCTCGAACTCCCCGTCACCTGGTGAGCGAGGAGTCCGCGTGGAAGACATGGCCATTCACATCGAGAAGGACAGGTGCGTGGGCGCGGGCATGTGCGCGCTCACCGCGCCGGGCGTCTTCACCCAGGACGACGACGGCCTCAGCGAGGTGCTGCCCGGCCGTCAGGACGGCGGTGGCGATCCCCTGGTGCGGGAGGCCGCTCGGGCGTGCCCGGTGCAGGCCATCACAGTCGAGGCGAGCTGATGGGGTTTCAGGCACGCCCGGACGTAAGGGGGTTCACTCGCTCAGCGTTACGGTGAAGCTTCTGCCGTACGCGTGATGGGTGTCGACCTCGATGCGCGTGCCGCCGGGTGCCCGGTCCACCCGGACCTGCGGGTCCCCGGCGGTCCTGCGCAAGGGGCGGCCGCGGAGCAGGACCGTCACGGTGTCCCGGTCCATCGTCGGGTCGGACACCGCGACGCGGACGGCGCCGCCGCGACGGCCCCCGCGCTGGACCAGGACCGAGGCGGGGCCGTGCAGGAGCAGGTCCCCTGCCCTGTGCCGACCTCGCGTGAAGGCGTTGGCGGCCGTCAGGCCGAGGCCCGTGTGCGTGACGGCTTGCAGGCGGCCGGAGTTGGCGAGGATGCCGATCGGCCCGCGGCGGTGGGCGTGCAGCTCGGCCTCTCCGGCGTTCGGCACCAGCGCGTAGGCGAGGCGGGCGGGCCGGGCGCCCGCCGCCCCGTCGACGGTCACGCCGAGGACCGAGCGGGTCACCTGGGTGTCGGGGTTGGCGGTGCGGACGACGCGACGGCTGCGGGTGACCTGGTCCAGGGTGACCCGCACCTTCGGTGTGTCGAGGAAGACGTATCCGACGGCGGTGCCCTCCGTGGTGTTGGCGTAGCGCAGCCAGTGCAGGTCGGCGGTGCCGGGGCCGGTCCAGGGGCGGCCGTCGCGGAGCGCGCCGGTGAGGGAGATCCGGGCGTCGGCGGCGGCGGTGCGGGCGTCGACGGTCGTGGTGACGGCACGCCCGGCCGCGCCGCCGACGTCGGCGGCGAGCACCACGATCTCGTCGTCGAACATGAACCACGACTTGGTCGCCGTCGCGGCGCGGTACACCACGAAGTCGTCGGGCAGCAGCGCCCGGTCGTGGTACGCGACATCGCCCGACTGCACCATTCCCGCCGCGCCGTACTCCCCCAGGACGGCGCCGCCCGAGTACCGGTTGGTGCCGCGCGGGAAGTAGACGTACTTGTTCTGCGACTCGGACGACGACGTGAAGGCCAGGGGGTGGCCGGGGTTGTCGTAGTACGGCTTGCCGTACAACTCCGGTACGGTGCGCCGCTGTTCGACCGGGGCGGTGACGCCGGCCAGGCCGTACGGCGAGACCGTCGTGTAGTAGTCGACCCCGTACGCCCGGCTCTGGTCCTGTCCCGAGAGGTAGAGGTAGTGGGCGCCGTCGCCCTGGAACCACGGCATGAGGTTCTCGCCGCTCATGTACTCGTACTTGCTGATGCGGTCGGAGCTCCGGGCGAGCGCGAAGGCGTATCCCGGCCGTCGGTGCACGGTCCTGTCCATGGCGTTGAACGCGACGCTCCGCGCGGCGGGGTTGAGGTCGGCGGGCGGCACGGCGGGGTCGTCGAGGATGTCGGCGTACCGCACGACGCTGACCGGCGACACGAAGCGGGCCGGGTCGAGGGGCGCGCGCGAGGTGGCCCTGACATGTTTGACGTAGCTCTTCAGGGCGGTGGCCGTGGCGCCTGCGGCGAGCGAGGAGAGGTCGACGACGGCCTCGACGACCACCGCGACGTCGGTGTATCCGGAGTCGGGGCGCGACACGGCGCGGCCCTTGACGATCTCCATCATCCAGCCCTCGAACATCAGCGGGGCGAAACCATTCCTCACCCAGCCGTACACGGTCGGCACGAGCTCCTCTCCGTGCGCGAAGCCGGTGCCGTCGAGGATCTTGAGGGTCTGCACGACACGGGTGAGCAGGCCCTTGCCGTACGAGCCGGTGTACGCGACCGACGAGTGCTGGATGAACGAGCCGTCCGCGTAGTGCCCGTCGGTGACCTGGTGGTTGAGGTGGTACGGGTCGATGGTGGCGAAGACCGTGAGCTGGTCCGTGAGCGCCTTGCGAATCCTGGCCTCGCCCCGCTCGCCGAGGAGGGCGCCCTGCAGGATCCGGTTGGTGGTGATGTCGGCGAGGTTGGCGCCGGTGTGGAAGCGGGAGTCGAGGTCGACGTCGCCGCCTGTGCCGTTGCGCAGGTAGGCGTCCATGGAGGCGACGTAGGCCGGCAGCAGGTCGGGGTGGTGGGCGGAGACGGCGTCGGCGAGCAGGACGAGGGTCTTGCTGATGTGCTGGGAGATGCCGATCTCCCAGTGGAACCAGTTGCCGTAGTACCCCTTGGACTGGTCGCCGTAATAGCGCTCGTGCAGCCGGGCGAGGCCGTCGAGCACCCGGTTCTGCACGGTCGTGCTGCCGTACAGGTCGGCGGGGAGGCCCGGGGTGCGGGTGGCGAGGGCGATCTCGTACAGCCTGCGGTAGGCGGTGTTGAGGTTGGCCTCGTCGGTGCCGAGCACCAGACCGGCGAAGAGCTCGC
The window above is part of the Streptomyces venezuelae genome. Proteins encoded here:
- a CDS encoding ferredoxin, whose protein sequence is MAIHIEKDRCVGAGMCALTAPGVFTQDDDGLSEVLPGRQDGGGDPLVREAARACPVQAITVEAS
- a CDS encoding DNA-3-methyladenine glycosylase 2 family protein, with the protein product MDEETRYEAVRSRDARFDGAFFFAVRTTGIYCRPSCPAVTPKRQNVRFYTTAAAAQTSGFRACRRCRPDAVPGSADWNVRADVVGRAMRMIGDGVVDREGVPGLAVRLGYSARQVQRQLTAELGAGPVALARAQRAHTARVLLQTTDLPVTEIAFAAGFASVRQFNDTIRTVYALTPTALRAAAPRRGAARATPAAGIPLRLAHRGPYRADAVFDLLAAETVTGIEEVTGERGDRTYRRTLRLPHGTGIVAVEETHHDGTGGTGTGAHSAGEAVHRGGWLDARLHLTDLRDLTTAVQRLRRLFDLDADPYAVDERLGADPRLAPLVAARPGLRSPGTADPDEFAVRALVGREGAGSLVREYGTVLDAACGGLTHLFPAPAALTAVPGTLGALATALADGSLRLDAGADRDDAEAALRALPGLDARTAAVIRMRGLGDPDVALPDGPEPILDAWRPWRSYALRHLALADAEQGRKGVRA
- a CDS encoding polysaccharide lyase family 8 super-sandwich domain-containing protein, which encodes MEITRRRLLSALSAAGLMAVVPVGPVSAAAGAEGRARLIANTVAVFAGTAESNARPETAAKLDSVERTARAGLKAMDDAREGELFAGLVLGTDEANLNTAYRRLYEIALATRTPGLPADLYGSTTVQNRVLDGLARLHERYYGDQSKGYYGNWFHWEIGISQHISKTLVLLADAVSAHHPDLLPAYVASMDAYLRNGTGGDVDLDSRFHTGANLADITTNRILQGALLGERGEARIRKALTDQLTVFATIDPYHLNHQVTDGHYADGSFIQHSSVAYTGSYGKGLLTRVVQTLKILDGTGFAHGEELVPTVYGWVRNGFAPLMFEGWMMEIVKGRAVSRPDSGYTDVAVVVEAVVDLSSLAAGATATALKSYVKHVRATSRAPLDPARFVSPVSVVRYADILDDPAVPPADLNPAARSVAFNAMDRTVHRRPGYAFALARSSDRISKYEYMSGENLMPWFQGDGAHYLYLSGQDQSRAYGVDYYTTVSPYGLAGVTAPVEQRRTVPELYGKPYYDNPGHPLAFTSSSESQNKYVYFPRGTNRYSGGAVLGEYGAAGMVQSGDVAYHDRALLPDDFVVYRAATATKSWFMFDDEIVVLAADVGGAAGRAVTTTVDARTAAADARISLTGALRDGRPWTGPGTADLHWLRYANTTEGTAVGYVFLDTPKVRVTLDQVTRSRRVVRTANPDTQVTRSVLGVTVDGAAGARPARLAYALVPNAGEAELHAHRRGPIGILANSGRLQAVTHTGLGLTAANAFTRGRHRAGDLLLHGPASVLVQRGGRRGGAVRVAVSDPTMDRDTVTVLLRGRPLRRTAGDPQVRVDRAPGGTRIEVDTHHAYGRSFTVTLSE
- a CDS encoding cytochrome P450, whose protein sequence is MTETTNPIQSTDSIESDEAMGSTGSIGFPQDRTCPYHPPTAYAPLLDDAPFSRVRLFDGRSVWLVTGRAAARELLIDPRLSADRENEAFPVPTERFARLRDRRVALLGVDDPKHNVQRRMLIPSFSVKRIAAMRPQIQATVDLLLDAMVEQGPSAELVSAFALPVPSMVICGMLGVPYGDHEFFEEQSRRLLRGPTPEDTQAARDAMDAYFYELIDKKREEPGDGLLDELIAGQLASGEVDPEELVRLAAILLVAGHETTANMISLGTFTLLQHPGRLAELRAGLRADPPLLPAAVEELLRFLSIADGLLRVAKEDIETSAGTIRADDGVVFATSLINRDDTVFEGPEDLDWHRPDRHHLAFGFGIHQCLGQNLARAELEIALGTLFERFPGLRLAAPPQDIPFKPGDTIQGMLELPVTW
- the rsgA gene encoding ribosome small subunit-dependent GTPase A, with amino-acid sequence MSSSSLFTSSLSGSSAAPHPLTPYGWDADWEAEFAPYAAQGLVPGRVARVDRGQCDVITADGTVRADTEFVTPRDPLKVVCTGDWVAVDADGADPRYVQTYLPRRTSFVRSTSSKRSEGQVLAANVDHSIIAVSLAAELDLARIERFLALGWESGGQPVVVLTKADLVPDAVTLGHLVEDVETAAPGVQVLPVSATSGDGVDVLAAVVSGGTSVLLGQSGAGKSTLANALAGADVMEVQAIRDVDGKGRHTTTTRNLIPLPGGGVLIDTPGLRGVGLWDAESGVGQVFSEIEELAARCRFHDCAHGAEPGCAVLDAVETGALPERRLDSYRKLIRENQRIVAKTDARARAEMRRQWRLRGAEGRAALDAKRGRLR